A genomic segment from Vicinamibacterales bacterium encodes:
- the glyA gene encoding serine hydroxymethyltransferase: MVDQTSRLRTLVSVDPAIAETLSRERRRQNEGLELIASENFVSRAVMEVTGSILTNKYAEGYPGRRYYGGCEFYDEIESLAITRTRKLFGAEHANVQPHSGAQANMAAYFTLLKPGDTVLGMNLAHGGHLTHGHPLSFSGKLYNFISYGVRSDNERIDYDAMADLASQHRPKVIIAGASAYPREIDFGHIAAIGAAIDARVIVDMAHIAGLVAAGLHPSPVPHADVVTMTTHKTLRGPRGGVILCRKSLAKEIDRAVFPGVQGGPLMHVIAGKAVCMREASEPSFVAYQRQVITNAKHLTEALIRHGFRLVSDGTDTHLILVDVLARGLTGRQAEEALEVAGITVNKNAIPFDKKPPFVASGIRIGTSAVTTRGMGESEMNTIGELIGRVLARPGDTSVTGTVRAEVQKLCREFPLHPNA, encoded by the coding sequence ATGGTCGACCAAACTTCTCGCCTCCGTACACTGGTCTCCGTCGATCCGGCTATCGCGGAAACTTTGTCACGAGAACGCCGTCGCCAGAACGAAGGTCTGGAATTAATCGCCTCAGAAAACTTCGTCAGTAGGGCGGTAATGGAGGTAACGGGTTCCATTCTGACCAATAAGTATGCTGAGGGATATCCAGGCCGGCGTTATTACGGTGGCTGCGAGTTTTACGATGAGATCGAGTCCCTAGCGATCACCAGAACAAGGAAACTTTTCGGTGCGGAGCACGCAAATGTCCAGCCACACTCCGGGGCACAGGCCAATATGGCCGCCTATTTCACCCTGCTCAAACCTGGCGATACGGTTCTGGGCATGAACCTGGCCCACGGCGGGCACCTAACACACGGCCACCCACTAAGTTTTTCTGGCAAGCTTTACAACTTTATTTCCTATGGAGTCCGGAGCGATAACGAACGGATCGATTACGATGCCATGGCAGACCTTGCTAGCCAACATCGCCCGAAGGTTATCATTGCCGGGGCTAGCGCTTATCCGAGAGAGATCGACTTCGGACATATCGCGGCGATTGGCGCTGCCATAGACGCACGAGTCATCGTGGATATGGCCCACATCGCTGGTCTCGTAGCAGCTGGGCTACATCCGTCGCCGGTGCCTCACGCTGACGTGGTAACTATGACCACGCACAAGACGCTGCGGGGTCCTCGCGGCGGCGTAATCCTCTGCCGAAAGTCCCTCGCGAAAGAGATCGACAGGGCCGTTTTCCCAGGCGTTCAGGGTGGGCCATTGATGCACGTCATCGCAGGTAAGGCCGTCTGCATGAGGGAAGCAAGCGAGCCTTCATTCGTGGCCTATCAACGCCAGGTCATCACAAACGCAAAGCATTTAACTGAAGCACTAATTCGACACGGCTTCAGGCTTGTTAGCGACGGCACAGACACCCACCTCATCCTCGTCGACGTACTAGCGCGTGGCCTTACAGGTCGGCAGGCGGAAGAAGCCTTGGAAGTGGCAGGAATAACGGTCAACAAGAACGCCATTCCATTCGATAAGAAGCCACCTTTCGTTGCTAGTGGTATCCGCATCGGAACCTCGGCTGTAACCACTCGAGGAATGGGTGAATCAGAAATGAACACGATCGGAGAGTTGATTGGCCGCGTGCTGGCTAGGCCGGGTGACACATCAGTCACTGGGACAGTACGTGCTGAGGTGCAAAAGTTGTGTCGGGAGTTCCCCCTTCACCCGAACGCTTAA
- the rpiB gene encoding ribose 5-phosphate isomerase B, producing MKIALGADHAGVSLKNEVKRVLAELRFTVTDFGTKSDKAVDYPDFAWPVSKAVATGTHDRGILICGSGVGMAMAANKIAGVRAANVLDIKSAQLSREHNDVNVLALGAMVTTTPIALKIVQVFLNTSFLGGRHERRIAKIAELERRRDV from the coding sequence GTGAAGATTGCGCTCGGTGCGGATCATGCTGGCGTGTCGTTGAAAAACGAAGTCAAGCGGGTACTGGCAGAACTGCGGTTCACAGTGACAGATTTCGGTACTAAATCAGATAAAGCGGTCGACTACCCAGATTTTGCCTGGCCGGTATCAAAGGCTGTCGCGACGGGAACCCACGACCGAGGAATACTCATTTGCGGAAGCGGTGTCGGTATGGCGATGGCCGCGAATAAGATCGCTGGTGTGCGGGCTGCTAACGTACTCGATATTAAATCGGCGCAACTGAGTCGGGAACATAACGACGTGAATGTCCTTGCGCTAGGGGCAATGGTCACAACGACCCCAATAGCTCTCAAGATCGTACAAGTCTTTCTCAATACATCGTTTTTGGGGGGTCGGCACGAACGACGCATTGCCAAGATTGCTGAACTCGAGCGTCGGCGCGACGTCTGA
- a CDS encoding M20 family metallopeptidase, whose product MRHDRIREYEAFCERHSDWAITMVEALVRRESPTTDKVAVDRCGVALAEYLNDIGAHVTVLPQDSAGDHLFAELGDGPTQVLLLGHFDTVWPLGQLERMPLQRKGHRLFGPGTFDMKGGIAIGVLAARAVLEVGMTQAARVAMLWTSDEETGSATSQQVILQQGERSKAVLVLEPSGPSGAVKTSRKGCGQFELTVTGVSAHAGIEPDRGASAVHELARQIVSLESLQDVESGVTINVGRVYGGTRPNVVADKAQAMVDVRVRTVADADRIERAFAGLTTDDPRTQLQVNGEFRPPLERNAAVRRLYEVAKQVASDLGRDLTEFSTGGGSDGNLTSARGIPTLDGLGAVGEGAHALHEQIDISALPWRAAMLAGVIARVVEE is encoded by the coding sequence GTGAGACACGACCGAATTCGTGAATACGAAGCCTTTTGTGAACGCCATAGTGACTGGGCGATCACCATGGTGGAAGCGCTCGTAAGAAGGGAATCACCGACGACGGATAAGGTGGCTGTGGACCGGTGTGGGGTTGCTCTAGCTGAGTACCTAAATGATATCGGGGCCCATGTCACGGTACTTCCTCAGGACAGCGCGGGAGACCATCTATTTGCTGAACTCGGCGATGGTCCGACCCAGGTCCTCTTACTCGGACATTTCGATACGGTGTGGCCGCTGGGGCAATTGGAACGCATGCCGTTGCAGCGGAAGGGGCATCGATTGTTTGGTCCGGGTACCTTCGACATGAAAGGTGGAATTGCTATCGGCGTGTTAGCGGCACGGGCTGTGCTTGAAGTTGGGATGACCCAGGCCGCGCGTGTTGCGATGCTGTGGACTTCTGACGAGGAGACAGGAAGCGCGACTTCGCAGCAGGTGATTCTGCAACAGGGAGAGCGCAGCAAAGCAGTGCTTGTTCTTGAGCCCTCAGGACCAAGCGGAGCCGTTAAAACAAGTCGCAAGGGCTGCGGGCAGTTTGAGTTGACTGTGACTGGAGTTTCGGCGCATGCAGGCATCGAACCTGACCGGGGTGCCAGCGCAGTGCACGAGCTCGCACGACAAATCGTCTCTCTGGAATCGCTACAGGATGTTGAGTCTGGCGTAACAATCAATGTCGGTCGGGTATACGGAGGAACACGTCCAAATGTTGTTGCCGACAAAGCGCAAGCTATGGTCGATGTCCGGGTCCGTACCGTGGCTGACGCTGACAGGATTGAGCGAGCATTCGCTGGTCTCACGACTGACGACCCACGCACTCAACTACAGGTGAACGGAGAGTTCCGACCGCCGTTAGAGCGCAATGCGGCAGTGCGCCGATTGTATGAAGTTGCGAAACAGGTAGCATCCGACCTTGGTCGAGACTTGACGGAGTTTAGTACCGGTGGTGGGTCGGACGGTAACCTAACCTCGGCGCGGGGTATACCTACATTGGATGGATTAGGTGCTGTTGGAGAGGGAGCCCATGCACTGCACGAGCAGATTGACATTTCAGCCTTGCCGTGGCGGGCCGCAATGCTCGCCGGTGTGATCGCCCGTGTGGTCGAGGAATAA
- a CDS encoding GDP-mannose 4,6-dehydratase: MRKTSHGGDQLRKTFPYSEPTIRSSTAIKAEDNRPRALVTGAAGFVGSHLVDLLGNEGLPVDGWHRPGTEPNRQRAQSSLVRWLPVDLLNARAVSKTVEESQPDVIFHCAGAAHVGSSWEQTANTLATNVRGTHFLLEAVRRSQLKTRIVIPGSALVYRPSSLALSEEAPLGPSSPYAVSKLAQEQLSIRLAEEGSYATILTRSFNHHGPRQSPSFAASGFARRIARIEKGQVEPIIHTGNLDAVRDLTDVRDVVRAYRMLANHGVSGRIYNVCSGHGYSIREVLDNIVALAQVKVTVQVDPSKFRPNDTPILLGDSKRIRSELDWTPQIPLNQTLSDLLDYWRQACDRE, translated from the coding sequence ATCAGGAAAACGAGTCATGGTGGCGACCAGTTAAGGAAAACATTCCCGTATTCAGAACCTACTATCAGGAGTAGTACAGCCATTAAAGCTGAGGACAACCGACCTCGGGCACTGGTCACTGGTGCAGCAGGTTTCGTTGGAAGCCATCTTGTTGACTTACTGGGCAACGAGGGCCTTCCAGTTGACGGTTGGCACAGACCAGGAACCGAACCGAATAGACAACGCGCCCAATCCAGCCTAGTCCGGTGGCTGCCAGTCGACTTACTTAACGCTAGGGCGGTTAGTAAAACGGTTGAGGAAAGTCAGCCGGATGTCATTTTTCACTGTGCGGGGGCTGCTCATGTCGGGTCATCCTGGGAACAGACCGCAAACACCCTTGCCACAAACGTTCGAGGAACCCATTTCCTACTCGAAGCTGTCCGGCGCTCACAACTTAAAACAAGAATCGTAATTCCTGGTTCAGCACTCGTCTACCGACCGTCCAGCTTAGCCCTCTCTGAGGAAGCCCCATTGGGGCCGTCCAGCCCTTATGCCGTGAGTAAGCTCGCTCAAGAGCAACTGAGCATTAGGCTTGCTGAGGAAGGCAGTTACGCGACTATCCTAACTCGCTCGTTTAATCATCATGGACCTCGCCAATCACCGTCCTTTGCTGCTTCCGGCTTTGCGCGGCGGATTGCAAGAATCGAAAAAGGCCAAGTAGAACCGATTATTCACACTGGCAATCTCGACGCCGTCCGAGACCTGACAGACGTACGTGACGTCGTCCGCGCCTATAGAATGCTTGCCAATCACGGTGTTTCAGGAAGAATCTACAACGTCTGTTCAGGCCACGGCTATTCGATAAGAGAGGTACTGGATAACATTGTCGCTCTCGCTCAGGTAAAGGTAACGGTCCAAGTGGATCCCTCCAAGTTCCGTCCCAACGACACTCCGATACTCTTGGGCGACTCAAAACGGATTCGCTCTGAGCTCGATTGGACTCCACAAATTCCTCTCAACCAAACCCTTTCTGACCTACTAGATTATTGGCGTCAGGCGTGTGACCGCGAATAA
- the rfbB gene encoding dTDP-glucose 4,6-dehydratase: MVEVLVTGGAGFIGSNFVKFALDAHPDWRITTLDKLTYAGRLENLQSVKDNPRHTFIQGDVTDPIIVKPLVEQAEIVLHLAAETHVDRSIVNASDFIMTDVYGTFVLLEAARNAEKLRRFIQVSTDEVYGSVSEGASRETDEIRPSNPYSASKAGADRLAYSFWATHNTPIVIARASNNYGPNQFPEKVIPLFITNAIDDRTVPLYGDGLNVRDWLHVDDHCRALDLLIADGEPGEVYNVGGGHEITNIELTRELLRLLNKPDSLIQRVDDRPGHDHRYCLDTMKLRKLGWQPMVNFVQGLTDTVMWYQENESWWRPVKENIPVFRTYYQE, from the coding sequence ATGGTTGAGGTTCTCGTCACGGGTGGCGCAGGTTTCATCGGCAGTAACTTCGTCAAGTTCGCGCTAGATGCTCACCCTGATTGGCGGATCACTACACTCGATAAGCTGACCTATGCAGGTCGGCTCGAGAATCTTCAGTCGGTCAAGGACAATCCCCGACACACCTTCATCCAGGGTGACGTTACAGACCCGATAATCGTGAAGCCGCTGGTCGAGCAAGCCGAGATTGTTCTGCACCTTGCCGCAGAGACCCATGTTGACCGGTCAATTGTGAACGCTAGCGACTTCATTATGACTGACGTCTACGGAACCTTTGTTTTACTGGAAGCCGCCCGTAACGCTGAGAAACTTCGACGTTTTATCCAAGTGTCGACTGACGAGGTCTACGGTAGTGTCTCGGAGGGCGCCAGCCGAGAAACCGATGAGATTCGACCAAGCAATCCGTACTCAGCCAGCAAGGCTGGTGCCGACCGTCTCGCTTATAGCTTCTGGGCAACGCACAACACACCAATCGTCATCGCGCGCGCGTCAAATAACTATGGCCCGAACCAGTTTCCAGAAAAGGTAATACCTTTATTCATCACAAACGCCATCGATGACCGCACCGTACCACTCTACGGCGACGGCCTAAACGTTCGCGACTGGCTGCATGTTGATGACCATTGTCGCGCACTCGACCTTCTAATAGCGGATGGCGAACCTGGCGAGGTTTACAACGTTGGTGGTGGTCACGAAATTACTAATATCGAATTGACCCGAGAACTCCTTCGACTGCTAAACAAGCCGGATTCGCTGATTCAGCGTGTCGATGACCGTCCTGGTCATGACCACCGGTACTGCCTTGACACCATGAAGTTGCGGAAGCTCGGATGGCAGCCAATGGTCAACTTCGTTCAGGGACTAACCGATACCGTGATGTGGTATCAGGAAAACGAGTCATGGTGGCGACCAGTTAAGGAAAACATTCCCGTATTCAGAACCTACTATCAGGAGTAG
- a CDS encoding dTDP-4-dehydrorhamnose 3,5-epimerase family protein yields the protein MTKDPEAYTATGTVTRIEGVKTKSLRLIADERGWLMEILRSDDTELFTKFGQVYVSATYPGVVKAWHYHKKQIDSFACISGMVKLVLIDTRSGSATEGTVNEFFIGSKNPMLVQVPALVYHGWKCIGTEPSLVANIANEAYQYSEPDEYRLDPHGKLPYDWSRVDG from the coding sequence ATGACGAAAGATCCCGAAGCCTACACTGCAACTGGAACAGTCACAAGAATCGAGGGAGTCAAGACCAAATCATTGCGTCTCATCGCTGATGAGCGAGGTTGGTTGATGGAAATCCTGCGATCCGACGATACAGAACTCTTCACAAAGTTTGGCCAAGTGTACGTGTCAGCAACCTACCCAGGCGTCGTCAAAGCTTGGCACTATCACAAAAAGCAGATCGATAGTTTTGCCTGTATCTCAGGCATGGTGAAACTCGTCCTAATCGATACTCGGTCCGGCTCAGCAACCGAAGGGACAGTGAACGAATTCTTCATTGGCTCAAAGAATCCGATGCTAGTGCAGGTACCAGCGCTCGTCTATCACGGATGGAAATGCATCGGAACGGAACCTTCACTGGTTGCCAATATTGCGAACGAGGCCTATCAGTACTCGGAACCCGATGAATACCGGTTAGACCCCCACGGTAAGCTTCCCTACGACTGGTCAAGAGTCGATGGTTGA
- a CDS encoding glucose-1-phosphate thymidylyltransferase, protein MKGLILSGGRGTRLRPLTYTSAKQLVPVANKPVLFYGIEALAAAGIRDIGIVVGDTQAEIRAAVGDGAAWNIDVTYIEQDAPRGLAHAVLISQSFIGDDPFIVYLGDNLLAKGIVPFVERFVDAQPAAQILLARVSDPERFGVAELAEDGRVKKLVEKPAKPKSDLALVGVYMFQPEVFQAVRNISPSPRNELEITDAIQQLIDNGLTVTPHIVDGWWKDTGKLEDILEANRLILETMERRIDGEVDTDSQIDGNVVVEPGASIKQSKVRGPAIIGADARITSADIGPFTSIMNNVRVHDSAIEHSIVLEGSDLSGLQSRMTDSLIGKNVKILRDPGTPSTYRFMLGDNSEVGIP, encoded by the coding sequence ATGAAAGGATTGATTCTAAGCGGGGGACGAGGCACTCGCTTGCGCCCCCTGACCTACACCAGCGCTAAACAGCTAGTTCCCGTCGCGAACAAGCCGGTGTTGTTTTACGGCATCGAAGCACTGGCTGCCGCAGGGATCCGTGATATCGGAATTGTCGTCGGCGATACTCAGGCGGAAATACGCGCAGCCGTCGGTGACGGCGCTGCCTGGAATATTGACGTCACCTATATCGAACAGGACGCGCCACGTGGTCTGGCACATGCCGTACTCATTAGCCAATCCTTCATTGGCGACGATCCATTCATTGTCTACCTTGGAGACAATCTCCTAGCAAAGGGCATCGTACCTTTCGTTGAACGTTTTGTTGACGCACAACCGGCCGCTCAGATCCTGCTTGCGCGCGTATCGGACCCAGAAAGGTTCGGCGTTGCAGAGCTTGCAGAAGATGGCCGTGTGAAAAAGCTTGTCGAGAAACCGGCGAAACCTAAGAGTGACTTAGCTCTGGTCGGCGTTTACATGTTCCAACCTGAGGTATTTCAGGCTGTTCGGAACATCTCACCTAGTCCGCGTAATGAGTTGGAAATAACCGACGCTATTCAACAGCTCATTGATAATGGTCTAACGGTGACACCGCATATCGTCGACGGATGGTGGAAGGACACCGGCAAACTAGAAGACATACTCGAAGCCAATAGACTAATCCTAGAAACTATGGAGCGAAGGATCGACGGTGAGGTCGACACTGACTCCCAAATTGACGGGAACGTGGTCGTTGAGCCAGGTGCATCGATCAAACAGTCTAAGGTTCGAGGGCCAGCAATTATTGGTGCAGATGCAAGGATCACGAGTGCCGACATTGGACCATTTACCTCGATCATGAACAATGTAAGAGTCCATGACTCAGCAATTGAACACAGTATAGTTTTGGAAGGCAGTGACCTCAGCGGGCTTCAAAGCCGGATGACCGATAGCCTGATCGGTAAGAATGTGAAGATTTTGCGCGATCCAGGAACGCCGTCGACGTATCGATTCATGCTGGGAGACAACTCAGAGGTCGGGATACCATGA
- a CDS encoding putative LPS assembly protein LptD, which produces MTRLLQLILICILMFPLVGVAQLLEGYNSRQFRIERIGDDHVRLIGAVEIERDDWKFFAEEVELFTDTERLVASGNVVYTSADTSLAADRVEFDMKTRTGTFFVATGTVSLRDAEVDRSFFGTQEPDVYFYGETIDKLGPRKYRITDGGFTTCVQPTPRWQLTTSSAVVNLDDYAILKNTVLKVKGVPLLYLPVMYYPIQEDDRSTGFLLPAYGSSTFRGQSLSNAFFWAINRSNDATIMHDWFSTAGQGTGAQYRYVGAGTSRGDLTAYFLNEPAITLSEDENDVIPARRSFQLTGDFNQSLGSNIRARGRVDYFSDVTVQQTFHTNVLEASRRQRRFLGNVQGNWGSYTLSGTFDWNETFFGDTASTLVGSTPRLSLRRADRPIAQNWPIYFSLGAEAGTLVRQGRSNDQVKDLGLTRLDFNPKIRIPFTKWPFLTVNTSVAWRGTYWTERFDPEQSLQVDEGIFRQYFDLQSTITGPVFMKIWDTPNSGYAERFKHLIEPTVTVQRATAINNFNQIVKLEGTDMVVGSVTRLGYGLVNRFLARRRQGDAREVLSISLLQSFYTDDRASQFDRRFRTSFNGTAPSRLTPVSLLVRSSPNDQINTSVRAEYDTRYGAFREISASGTLAVSDWLQTTGGWSQRRYIEGLQGFNNRAQLNHYLNASTIIRSRGNRAGGIYTFNYDMLRNSFMQQRFMAYYNAQCCGISAEYQSFNFTGLRGYYGRHSRMPVDRRINVSFTLAGIGSFSNFFGAFFGNQEQLR; this is translated from the coding sequence ATGACTCGCCTGCTGCAACTCATTCTTATCTGCATCTTAATGTTTCCACTCGTGGGCGTAGCCCAATTACTCGAGGGTTACAACTCTAGACAATTTCGCATTGAAAGAATTGGTGATGACCATGTGCGCCTGATCGGTGCGGTGGAGATTGAGCGTGACGACTGGAAATTCTTTGCTGAAGAGGTTGAGTTATTTACTGATACGGAGCGATTAGTAGCTAGTGGTAACGTCGTTTATACATCGGCCGACACTAGCCTCGCTGCGGATCGTGTCGAGTTCGATATGAAAACTCGAACCGGTACTTTTTTTGTAGCCACCGGCACCGTTTCGTTAAGAGACGCCGAGGTTGACCGAAGCTTTTTTGGTACTCAAGAACCTGATGTGTATTTTTACGGAGAGACAATTGACAAGCTCGGACCTCGTAAATATCGCATCACAGATGGTGGCTTTACGACTTGCGTACAGCCGACGCCCAGATGGCAGCTAACAACGAGTTCGGCCGTGGTGAACCTCGATGATTACGCAATTCTTAAGAACACGGTTCTCAAAGTAAAAGGAGTGCCGCTCTTATACCTTCCAGTGATGTACTATCCGATTCAAGAGGACGATCGGTCAACCGGTTTCCTGCTTCCCGCGTACGGTAGTTCGACGTTTAGGGGACAGTCACTGAGCAACGCCTTCTTCTGGGCAATCAACCGCAGTAACGACGCGACGATCATGCATGATTGGTTCTCGACTGCGGGTCAGGGAACAGGCGCGCAGTACCGGTATGTTGGAGCCGGCACTTCTCGTGGTGATTTAACGGCCTATTTCCTCAACGAACCTGCCATTACCCTTTCGGAGGATGAGAATGATGTCATACCGGCAAGGCGAAGCTTTCAGCTGACCGGTGATTTTAACCAATCGCTTGGTTCTAACATTCGTGCCCGTGGACGGGTCGATTACTTCTCAGACGTTACTGTCCAACAAACTTTTCATACGAACGTGCTCGAAGCCTCCCGTCGACAGCGGCGGTTCCTGGGCAACGTTCAGGGTAACTGGGGCAGTTACACCCTGAGTGGAACGTTCGACTGGAATGAAACCTTTTTTGGCGACACTGCATCAACCCTAGTCGGATCGACGCCAAGGCTCTCGCTGAGACGAGCTGATCGGCCAATCGCGCAAAACTGGCCGATCTACTTCTCACTGGGAGCTGAGGCTGGGACCCTAGTCCGACAGGGACGTAGCAATGACCAGGTTAAGGACCTCGGACTAACCCGCCTTGATTTCAATCCGAAAATTCGGATTCCGTTCACAAAATGGCCATTCTTGACAGTGAATACTTCGGTAGCGTGGCGAGGCACCTACTGGACAGAACGATTCGACCCAGAGCAAAGTTTACAGGTCGACGAAGGCATTTTTCGCCAGTACTTCGACTTACAGTCAACCATTACTGGACCGGTCTTCATGAAAATTTGGGATACCCCGAACAGTGGATATGCTGAGCGTTTCAAACACTTGATTGAGCCAACGGTTACAGTGCAGCGCGCAACGGCGATCAACAACTTTAATCAAATCGTCAAACTCGAAGGAACCGACATGGTCGTGGGCAGCGTGACGCGGCTAGGCTATGGCCTCGTCAACCGATTCTTGGCCCGTCGGCGCCAAGGGGACGCTCGCGAAGTGTTGAGCATTTCACTTCTTCAGAGTTTTTACACCGACGACAGAGCCTCACAATTTGATCGTAGATTTCGGACAAGCTTTAACGGTACAGCACCCAGCCGATTGACTCCCGTTTCACTGCTCGTACGTAGCAGCCCAAACGACCAAATCAACACCTCGGTACGGGCAGAGTACGACACACGTTATGGCGCATTTCGCGAGATCAGTGCAAGCGGCACGCTGGCAGTGAGCGATTGGCTCCAGACGACAGGCGGATGGAGCCAGCGCCGATACATCGAGGGGCTTCAGGGGTTCAACAATCGCGCGCAACTTAACCACTATCTCAACGCATCGACAATCATACGTTCCCGTGGAAATCGTGCAGGGGGCATCTACACGTTTAACTACGACATGTTAAGAAACAGCTTTATGCAACAGCGTTTTATGGCGTACTACAACGCCCAATGCTGTGGCATATCCGCGGAGTATCAAAGCTTCAACTTTACAGGGCTTAGAGGCTACTACGGACGTCACAGCCGTATGCCTGTCGACCGCCGAATCAACGTCTCATTTACCTTGGCCGGTATTGGGTCGTTCTCAAACTTTTTTGGTGCCTTTTTCGGTAATCAGGAACAACTCCGATGA
- a CDS encoding folylpolyglutamate synthase/dihydrofolate synthase family protein has product MVNLTPSADVSSYLRDLEKFGIKLGLDNMNLLCEALAHPERTFKSLVIGGTNGKGSVAAMTEAALRADGYHTGRYTSPHLVRLEERISIAGKPITTREFDLAVETVRHAVNRLRREGRLEVSPTFFEVTTAAAFVAFRQAEVELAVLEVGLGGRFDATNVVHPVGVAITTIALDHEAQLGKSISDIAYEKAGVIKPNTVVVLGQTVPEIQDLIAATCRERGARFIDSQQGISVSVHCTPDATRLSLETPVRHYDQVSLGLQGRHQAVNAVTTVRLLEGLACQGIKVSTPAIISGLTNVTWHGRLEWIKVPSGRVLLDAAHNPDAARALAEYLAEVRDAPLSFVLAIMRDKDIAGIIDMLAPLASHIVCTTMATERAISASILADCVRERSPKTNVAIESDPQAAVALALSDAPDTCATGSIFLVGHLLSTIEANENIRCTLTDDYAG; this is encoded by the coding sequence ATGGTCAATCTCACACCCTCAGCGGACGTGAGTTCCTACCTACGTGACCTCGAGAAGTTCGGTATCAAGCTGGGTTTGGACAACATGAACCTACTGTGCGAGGCACTCGCACACCCCGAACGAACATTCAAATCACTCGTGATTGGGGGCACCAACGGAAAAGGTTCAGTCGCAGCGATGACTGAAGCTGCCCTACGTGCTGATGGATACCACACGGGGCGCTACACGTCACCTCACCTAGTCCGGCTGGAGGAACGAATTTCGATTGCGGGCAAGCCAATAACAACCAGAGAATTTGACTTGGCCGTTGAAACTGTCCGGCATGCGGTCAACCGGCTGCGCCGGGAGGGCCGACTCGAAGTATCGCCTACATTCTTCGAAGTCACGACTGCTGCGGCCTTCGTCGCATTCAGGCAAGCCGAAGTTGAACTTGCGGTACTAGAAGTTGGTCTTGGTGGTCGATTTGACGCAACAAATGTGGTCCATCCTGTCGGAGTTGCAATTACAACAATTGCCCTGGACCATGAAGCTCAGCTTGGAAAATCGATTTCCGATATTGCATATGAAAAGGCCGGGGTGATCAAACCGAATACCGTTGTCGTGCTAGGTCAAACTGTGCCGGAGATCCAAGACCTCATTGCAGCAACGTGTCGTGAGCGGGGAGCTAGATTTATCGACTCGCAACAGGGTATCTCCGTGAGTGTCCACTGCACTCCAGATGCCACGCGGCTGTCACTTGAAACTCCCGTGCGGCATTACGACCAAGTCAGTCTAGGCCTTCAGGGCCGACACCAAGCCGTAAACGCGGTCACCACCGTGAGACTGCTTGAAGGGCTAGCGTGCCAAGGAATCAAGGTAAGCACACCAGCAATTATCTCTGGCCTTACCAACGTAACCTGGCACGGTCGACTGGAATGGATCAAGGTTCCTTCCGGCCGTGTTCTGCTCGATGCCGCTCACAATCCCGATGCAGCCAGAGCATTAGCTGAATATCTTGCTGAAGTCAGAGATGCTCCTTTGTCGTTCGTGCTAGCCATCATGCGGGATAAGGACATAGCGGGTATCATTGACATGCTGGCGCCGCTCGCAAGTCATATTGTCTGTACAACGATGGCCACTGAGCGCGCGATTTCCGCGAGTATCCTTGCGGACTGCGTGCGTGAGCGTTCGCCGAAAACGAACGTAGCCATTGAATCAGACCCACAGGCTGCAGTGGCATTGGCCCTAAGTGATGCTCCTGACACTTGTGCAACAGGATCAATCTTTTTGGTCGGTCACCTCCTCAGCACCATTGAGGCCAACGAGAACATCCGATGCACTCTAACTGATGACTATGCTGGTTGA